CCCGTGTCCACTCCACTCTCCCAtatccccccgtgtccccccactcTCCCGTATCCTCCCGTGCCCCCCCACTCTCTCGTGTCCCCCCCACTCTCCCGTGTCTCCCCACGCGAGattccccccccctcaccctccATGCCGTCGCGTGCACCTCCTGGCCCCGCCTCCGCTCCGGCTCCGCCCCCGGACGCGCCCACCCAGCCGCTCAGCGCGGGAGCggcccccgtgtcccccccccgccccgcggggcagTTGGTGCGATCCGGCGGCGGGAACGAGGGGAGGGCGGGGCGTAAGGGGTGAGGCCACGCCCTCGCCCCGCCCCTTAGTGGGCGTGGCTGCGGGGCCGtcgggcggcggcggcgttTAAAGGTGCAGAGACCCCGGCGGAACccggggggggccctgggggggccCGGGCGGGGTCAGGGGCACccgagggtgggggggggggtgtgtacCGGTACCGGGGAcggtggggacggggggggtcAGGCCCGGCCTAACAACTCTCGGCGGGCATTGGGGCTCGCCCGACCGGCCCgggtggggcggggcggagcTGGGAGGCGCCGCAGGTaccgggggtgtggggggagagTGACCCCCCCCTCCTCCGTGGGGTCTGCCGTGTCCCTCTCtcgtgggacccccccccccctcccgtgGGACGTGTTCGTCCCATCTCACTCCGTCACCCTCCCGCTAGGGTCTGACCCCCCTCGCCCGTGGGGGTGTGTCCCTCGTGGGATCTGACCCCGCCCGTGGGtgtatcccccccccccccgtgggaTCTGGCCCCCGCCCGTGGGGCTGTGTGTGTCCGTCCCCCGTGGGATCTGGCCCCCGCCCGTGGGTGTGTGTGCTCCCCGTGGGATCTGCACCCCGCCCGTGGGGGTGTGTGTATCCCCCCCGCCGTAGGATCTGCCCCCCGCCCGTGGGTGTGTCCCTTCCCCCCGTGGGATCTGCCCCCTTCTCGTGGGATCCCTCCTCGTGGGATCTTCCCTTCTCCCGTGGGACCCGCTCTCCCGTGGGATCTGCCCTCTCTCGTGGGACCcgcccctccctccccccccccgtgggatctgcccccccccccccatccccagcaccctggggtgcagggcgcggcccccccctcccccgccccgctcaGCTCCCTCCCCCGCGTGACCCAGCGCTGTGGAATTGGGCGTAGAGGCCGCGGGGACGCGGGCGCgccaccggcaccggcaccccaCCAGGTACCGACCCGCGCGTGGGGCCCGTGGGGATGGGAGGGGGCAGACCCCTGGGTCTGGTTTGGGGAGCTGGGCGGGGggagcacccttgggtgccgGGACCCTGAGGTGTGATTCGGGGTGCCGGGGAggagcacccttgggtgcccgGGACCCTGGGTCTGGTTTGGGGTGCTGGGCGGGGGGAGTACCCTTGGGTGCTGGGCGGGGGAGTGAggagcacccttgggtgccgGGACCCTGGGGTGTGAttcggggtgctgggggggagcacccttgggtgcccgGGATACTGGGGTGTGAttcggggtgctgggggggggggagcacccttgggtgccgGGACCCTGGGTCTGGTTTGGGGTGCTGGGCGGGGGGAGCACCCTAGGGTGCCGGGACCCTGGGGTGtgatttggggtgctggggggggagcacccttgggtgcccgGGATACTGGGGTGTGAttcggggtgctgggggggagcacccttgggtgcccgGGATACTGGGGTGtgatttggggtgctggggggggggggagcacccttgggtgcccgGGATACTGGGGTGtgatttggggtgctgggggggagcacccttgggtgccgGGACCCTGGGGTGTGAttcggggtgctggggggggagcacccttgggtgcccgGGATACTGGGGTGTGAttcggggtgctgggggggggagcacccttgggtgccgGGACCCTGGGGTGTGAttcggggtgctgggggggagcacccttgggtgctaGGATACTGGGGTGTGAttcggggtgctgggggggagcacccttgggtgcccgGGATACTGGGCTGtgatttggggtgctgggggggagcacccttgggtgccgGGACCCTGGGGTGTGAttcggggtgctgggggggggggggagcacccttgggtgcccgGACACCTGGGTCCAGttaggggtgctgggggtgtgtggggggagcacccttgggtgctgggttcctccccagctcccctcccgtCTCGCTGCCCGACCCGGGGCGAGCTGGGGCTTGTCCCGGTCTCCCGGGGGCAGGAGCCGGGTGGGGCCGCCAGGGTGGGGCGgtggcgcgggggggggggggtgtgtgggtgtgggtgtgtgtaggggggtgtcccccaaaacccctctgcTGTCCCCACACCCCGGGTGCGCCCCTCCgacaccccaaatcccccccccccccaaggcacTGGGGCACCCACGGCAGGAGGGGACTGTCCCGTTTCcgtgggggggggctgccccccctccatcctgccccccccccacgccaggtgaccccagtgggaagtgggggggggtggggggggtgtcctaCCGCCCCCCATCTCTAGCAGGGGGGTGcgtgtccccccgccccgccccccccgtgGCCCTGTCCCGGGGGGGTGGGCGGTGCCCGCTCCTTGCAATGGATTAATTACCAGtaattatgatgatgatgatgatgattcgGAGAGGCGAGCGGGTCGCAACACGTCCCCGCTCCCCGCGTTCCCAGGGGactggggggtgtgggggtgcaCGGGGTAGGAATGaaggggtgccccccccccaaatagtGGGGGAGCCCACCcattaccccccccccccaggatggcgagcgagcggctgcgcAGCGCCCAGGACCTGCTGGATCTCACCTTCCAGTGTGagtggggggctgtggggagggggtgggggggtgacgCCTATTGGGGTGCGgtctgacacccccccccacccccaatatccgtgtccccccagccctggccatgCAGCACATGGACCTGAAGCAGGTGGAGCTGGACACGGCGGTGGCCAAGGTGGACGAACTCTCCCGGCAGCTCGAGTCCCTCTGGACCGATGGCCCCGGTCCCCCCAAGGTAGGACCTGAGAttgaggggggggggcaccccattgcccccaacccccccccataCCCAACCCGTCCGTCCCCAGGAGCCGTACAGCCCCAGCCGGACCCGTTCGCCCCTCGGCCGGAGGAGCCTGGCACCGGAGAGCCCCGAGCTGCCGGGGGATCCGCTGGGGCGCCCCGGTTCCCCCCGGACCCCCCATTATCTCCCGGGAGAGGATCGGGCCCCCTCGCCCCGACCCAAGGTGCTGGCGGTGCCTTACGAGGGGTTGGCGCTGCCGAGTCCGGGGGGCCGAGCCCCCTCCCCGCGTCCTCATCGTCCCTACGAATTCCTGGGGCTCGGGGGGTCCCCCCGTCCGGGCGAGGGGCCCGTGTTCTTCCCTGAGCGGGTGCCGTCGCCCCGaccccccgcgcccccgcccTACGAGGCGCACGGGCTGTACCCCTCCATCGGCAGCTCCGCCGGCACCTTCCGGGCGCAGGGTAAGGCCACCGCGGTGGGGGACACAGTTGGGGGGTGAcagtccctgggctgggggaggtgttggtgtgtcgtgtccccccccccctccccaatccTGGGGTGCTTCCGTCCCATCCCAGGGTGTCCCCCACCGCCCCTGGGCTGTCCCCATCCCGGGGTGTCCCTGTCACCCCCCACTCCTGGGGTGCCCCCATCCATCCCCGTACCCCAGCTTGAGGGTCTGGTGTCTGGGCCGTGccggggaggtgtggggggggtcccctcagccccatccctgtgtcACCCCCCCAGATGACCTCGTGATCAAGCGGCGGCCGCAGAAGAGCTGGAACGAGTCCGACCTGGACGTGGCCTACGAGAAGAAACCCCCCGGCTCGGGGGGCTATGACCGTGAGCGGAGagggttggggggggacacggggggggctgggggaagccAAGCAtctgaagttgctgttttggggggggagagtggcattttgggggggcaggggagggataGAGAATCCAGTGAGGACGAGGGGGTCCCAAGgcaactggggggggggggtttggggtgtcCAGGGGCAGGTTGggcctttttgggggggggggtgtgggaccAGGAAGGTCTGGGGCCGCTGGTTGGGATACAGCGAGGGGGACGGTGCTGCTgtgggggggacgggacgggacgtctggggctgctggggtcTTGGGGGGCACCATGTGGGGgtctggggctgctgggggagcgGGGTCCAGGGTTGCCGGGTTGGGTGTGGGGTTCCGGGGGCTTAGAGCACCTCACGGGCCTGTGTTGGGGTgcccctggggtggggggtcaCATCCCCCCCTGACCCCGGTGTGGCACTGAGGTTTGTGTCCCCCGTCCATgtcatgtcccccccccccccaaaacttcCAGGCACCGGCGAGGGGCAGCCGGGGCCGCGACCGTCCCTGGGGCTGGCGCTGGCACCCTGGCGGGAGTCGAGCCTGGACGGGGCGGGTGCGCAGAGCAAGGTGAgcgctgggttttggggggggtgggtgggtggtgtCAGGGCGGGGTCCGGCCACCGTCCCCAGCCCCGGTGCCTAACGCCGGGGTAGATGGGCGGGTGGGCTCCCCCCTCCCTGATACCTtgtttccccttcccccccccccccaggatggTGCTTACGGGGGGCACAGCGCCACGCTACCCCGTAACTACAAGGTGTCCCCGCTGGCGGGCGAGCGGCGGGCCGAGGGTCCCTTTCGGCGGTCGGCACCCGGCACCCTGCCCCGCGGCTGGCACTTCTCCCAGCAGCCCGTCTCCCGcatccccgtgcccccccaggGTGGGCGACCCCCCCGCCACAAACCCCTGCCCCTCTCCATGATCTTCAAGCTGCAAAACGCTTTTTGGGAGCAGGGGGGCGGTGGTCCCCGGGGGCTTCCCCTAGCCCCTGCCACCGGCCCCCGTGCACCCCAAAAGCAACCTCAGCTCCCGGCGCTGCCCCAGGCCCCCCCGGCGTTGCCAGGGGGCGAAGGTGAGGTTTCTGTGGGGTCCCCAAAGTGGGGAGACATGGGgattattgggggggggggtgtctgcgGGGCTCGAGTGGGCAGCAGGacctgggtttgggggggaccgGGAGGTACGAGGGGTACggagtcgggggggggggggcagtggggctgcagcaTGCTGAGACatgggaggttttggggtgctgacCCACTCAGggttgagggggggggggggtgtgtcacGGTGCGCGGGTGCTGGAGCGCCCTGACCCCGGTTCCCTGGCAGGATCCGGGCGCCCTGCGCCCCCTGAGACCGTCCCGCCGGACGGGGAGCCGGagctggagcggctgctgcagggtggggaggCGGAAGGGCTGGAGCGGCCGCTCAGCCCCACGCGGCTTcagcccctgctgccccccgaGGCCCAGCGGGTCCCCGAGTTCGAGGAGGTCGCGCGGGTGCTGGCTGAGATGCCGCGGCCCCTCAAGCGCCGCGGTTCCATGGAGCAGAGCCCGGGGCCGGCGCTGCCGCCCACCCGCACCCGCCAGTACCAGCAGCTCATCACTCGCCTCCTGCACCGCCCGCCCCGTCGCGACGAGCCCCCGGCCCCCGGTGACACCGGCGTCTCGCCCGAATTGCCGCCCCCCGCTCCGGTGGCCCCCGAGTCCCGGCCGCCTCGCCACAGCCCCCCGCCGCagtcccccagcagccccgtcCCGGTAAGTGTCTGCGCTCCCCGGGGGTGCCACCTGGTCCCCAGGGTCCCTTGGAGCCCCCCAGGGTGCCACACGGCACCTGGTGTCCCTCGGAGCCCCCCGGGTGCCTGGTGTCCCCAGAGGCGCCCGGCGGGTGCCCCCACGGTCCCCCCGGGTGCGTCATGGTGCCAAGCAGTGTCCCAAgaggtgtccccagggtcccctgggtgccatAGAATGCTGGGTGCCCCGGGAGGTGTCCCCAGGATCCCCTGGGTGCCAGACAGTGCTGGGCACCCCGGgaggtgtccccagggtcccctgggtgccatAGAATGCTGGGTGCCCCGGgaggtgtccccagggtcccctgggtgccatAGAATGCTGGGTGCCCCAGgaggtgtccccagggtcccctgggtgccacAGAGTGCTGGGCGCCCCGGgaggtgtccccagggtcccctgggtgccagACAGTGCTGGGCGCCCCGGgaggtgtccccagggtcccctgggtgccatAGAATGCTGGGTGCCCCGGgaggtgtccccagggtcccctgggtgccacAGAGTGCTG
This portion of the Grus americana isolate bGruAme1 chromosome 34 unlocalized genomic scaffold, bGruAme1.mat SUPER_34_unloc_2, whole genome shotgun sequence genome encodes:
- the PPP1R13L gene encoding relA-associated inhibitor, which produces MASERLRSAQDLLDLTFQSLAMQHMDLKQVELDTAVAKVDELSRQLESLWTDGPGPPKEPYSPSRTRSPLGRRSLAPESPELPGDPLGRPGSPRTPHYLPGEDRAPSPRPKVLAVPYEGLALPSPGGRAPSPRPHRPYEFLGLGGSPRPGEGPVFFPERVPSPRPPAPPPYEAHGLYPSIGSSAGTFRAQDDLVIKRRPQKSWNESDLDVAYEKKPPGSGGYDRTGEGQPGPRPSLGLALAPWRESSLDGAGAQSKDGAYGGHSATLPRNYKVSPLAGERRAEGPFRRSAPGTLPRGWHFSQQPVSRIPVPPQGGRPPRHKPLPLSMIFKLQNAFWEQGGGGPRGLPLAPATGPRAPQKQPQLPALPQAPPALPGGEGSGRPAPPETVPPDGEPELERLLQGGEAEGLERPLSPTRLQPLLPPEAQRVPEFEEVARVLAEMPRPLKRRGSMEQSPGPALPPTRTRQYQQLITRLLHRPPRRDEPPAPGDTGVSPELPPPAPVAPESRPPRHSPPPQSPSSPVPERRSALRDPSSPRRRPGARVRLNPLVLLLDAALTGELDVVQQAVAELNDPSQPNDEGITALHNAICGANYGIVDFLIASGANVNSPDSHGWTPLHCAASCNDTGVCVALVRHGAAIFATTTSDGSLAVEKCDPYREGYTDCYNYLTEVEQSMGVLNSGVVYALWDYSAEFGDELSFREGEPVTVLRRQPQEELDWWWGSLYGHEGYVPRNYFGLFPRVRPQRKKV